In Camelina sativa cultivar DH55 chromosome 17, Cs, whole genome shotgun sequence, the genomic stretch tgataaatttttgtaGAGAAGTAGTTGGTAAATACCCTCCATTTACATTCATCCACACCAATCAATACTCACATGTAATGTATTGTCCTGATGTTTTTTCTTGACAATAATTATTAAACCTAACGTCCGATCTCCCACAATAAGTCGTCATCTCCATGTGAGAACGACAACTTGTGTATGATTGTCGATTAAAACTTCTTCTATTAGTATATATTCAGTCCGATTATATTACCGGAAGGAACATGAGTTTCAATGCATAATATACGTGCAGAAACACAAACTAATGAAATTAAGTTTATGTTAGGATGTTATatatgcaaacaaaaaaaaaaatattagttttgatatttttaatatgaaacaCTAGAACAATATATAAGAGTGGAGTTACATTATAAATTGATTGACAGGCGGTAATATTTTCATGATGAAATTTCCTATGTATTATCTTTTTGATGTATTATGTGAAAATATTGTACTGTGTATATACCAAATGGTATGCAAACTAATGATGCTTTCTACTGTTTTGCTGCACAAACTGCATTGGgtaacatactttttttttttcttttataaaaatagaattcaaATTGTTTGCTCAATAGAACACGAAACCTGGTTAAGTCCTGTTTTAGATCCGGCAAGCAAACGGATAAACTGGGAAAAAGCAGCTTCGAGTTCAACACCAGCCAGAAAGCTAATTCACTATCAAACCCCAACCCTATTTTTATACTACTACAGaagatatatactttttaaaaccCTATTTTGTACAGaagatcaaacattttttttttaacatattctTTTTCAGAAAGACAAAGAAGTTATGTCGATCGCATTGGGAAgatcaaacattaaaaacaacaaGCAGAAGATCAACTTGAAACTCTGACACTAATTCAACAGTGGAGTACTCATCTTAGCTCGTGTCTccccaaatttattttttaaataatactacCAATAATTTCTCATTTATCTCAAGGAAACGTACGGTGTGCATGTTAATCAGTACTCACAAACCCTAGGTAGGTACACGACAAGTCACCATATTGTccgacaacaacaaaaatactcAAATAAATCATCTCTCGTACTTGTAGATCACTGATAATTATAAGAGTATTAATAATTAACCATAAACGTTTTAAAGATTTAACATCTTCATACGTTGAGATCTCAAGATCTAGGAGGTGCAAAGAAAGGCGTACCGGCGGCGACAAATGCGTTGAACGGAGCCGCAGTCGCCGCAGTGTAAAGCGATGAAGTGTCAATCGATCCGTTGTTACTGTTAACGACTGTCACGGCAGTTGTAGTAGCGGCTGAAGCTGTTGAGTCCAAGAGGTTAAGATGGTGTTGAGAGGTATCGGCGGTGAGGTTTGAACTGTAGCGGTGGTGATCCGATGGACCTTGGTCGTAGAGTATGCCTTTAAACACGTGTCCTCCGATACTCACAGCCGTTTGATAAGCATACTCTTCGTCTTCATCGTCGATTGAGCTGACTCTCATACACCGGAAAACCGCCGGTGAGCTTATCTCCGGTGGCATGTGACTAGTCTCTAACCCTAgtttcattaaatttaaaataaataattacttcaaaatctaaaacaaaaccTATGCTTCTATATATGTAGACAACATATAATTAACATATGTCTATTATTACATCAAAGTTTCGATTTGGGTAATATATGGAAAAAGAACCAAACCCTTGTAATTAAACAAAACCCAAGCTTGGTATATTTCTACCCAAGagtattgattttaaagtcaaaCAAATCTTGGAGAGTGGGTTAAGCATAGTAGGCTCATGAAAACCGTTTACTAAAGAATAGTGACTAAAAAAGtattaatcaaaatcaaacagcAAAAAATAAAGCAGCAAAATCCGGTGGACATCTATTCACAATCAAATACCATTGTAGCTTTCTTGTCAAACCATTTCATAATCAGatctcataaaaaaattgttttttaaaaatattttctaaatttgcaAAAAGATTTATTCGATGTTAAATAATCAAAACCTCATCGACCCATACCTGAAGAATTAGCATTAACCACACGGGTGCAAGCAAGAGCCGAGCCACCACCACAACTGTCATCTCCACCGCCATTTTTCTCGTTCTCTCggtcatcatcaccatcatcatcccCACCGCCTGAGCTAGTAGCGTCTCTTATCCGTTTAGCTGGCAAAGCAGCTAACTGAGCCAGTCTCTCACGGCGTTTAGCAGCCGGGACCCACGTGCTCTTCACGTGTGTTTGGCAATCAAACCCTCGGCTCTTACAACAAGTACGACATCTCATATGAGGACAATCTTTCTTGGCTTGATTCCCACAGTCTTGGCAATTCATGTTTCCTTGCCTCGTTACCGTAAACCCTCCCGTAGAGGATCTCACCGGCGCCTCATGATCGGAGACGACGTTGAAGTACAAACTCCGATTAGTACTCCGGTTATTGTTATTGCTACCACCACCACTTGGGACCATACCAAAAGAGTAGAGATTTGTTGGAGCAGCAACgtggttttgttgttgttgaaaataTTGAGGTGGCCAAATCTCAAaacccttgttgttgttgtagatcTCGTCTTTGTATAGATAGAGATAATTGTTGCTCTTGTCTTCATTATGATCCTTGTCTTGATGTTGATGATCTTGTTTGTTGTGATCTCTCCCTCCTAGATAGAACAATCCAGCCATTTCTTCTGCTTCCACTtaatacaaaccaaaagaaatttaagagagagagagagagagaacttgtGAGAGTGTTTTGGGGTTtgtgaataaattattttttggggATTTGAGTTTACCTTTCTCTTTTGCTATCTAGCTCATTAATTGCTAGCTAGACTTGGAGAGATATGTGTTTGGTCGTATTTAAAAAGGAGCAGATTTGGGAGCAGATGAGAGAGTAATGATGATAAATGGTGAGGAAACTTAAGAAACTGCTGCAAACGCCGCCAAGGTTTTATTGCTTCTCTTCATATCATTTAAGACATTGTCTCTGTCATCAAGAACTCAAGCAATTTACTGCTACTGCTGGTTTTCTCTGTGggtagaaagagagagaagagagatagagagagtacTATGAAGATCTTCTTCTATGGGGCACTTTCTCTACAGTTGTCTTCCAGTTTCAATGAATCCCCATCACAATAAATatcacataattttaatattcatatgcatatattaataaattcgtactatatatatctttatacaattaaatttgTTATGCCATA encodes the following:
- the LOC104756323 gene encoding protein SHI RELATED SEQUENCE 7-like, with the translated sequence MAGLFYLGGRDHNKQDHQHQDKDHNEDKSNNYLYLYKDEIYNNNKGFEIWPPQYFQQQQNHVAAPTNLYSFGMVPSGGGSNNNNRSTNRSLYFNVVSDHEAPVRSSTGGFTVTRQGNMNCQDCGNQAKKDCPHMRCRTCCKSRGFDCQTHVKSTWVPAAKRRERLAQLAALPAKRIRDATSSGGGDDDGDDDRENEKNGGGDDSCGGGSALACTRVVNANSSGLETSHMPPEISSPAVFRCMRVSSIDDEDEEYAYQTAVSIGGHVFKGILYDQGPSDHHRYSSNLTADTSQHHLNLLDSTASAATTTAVTVVNSNNGSIDTSSLYTAATAAPFNAFVAAGTPFFAPPRS